A single window of Periophthalmus magnuspinnatus isolate fPerMag1 chromosome 9, fPerMag1.2.pri, whole genome shotgun sequence DNA harbors:
- the gcnt4a gene encoding beta-1,3-galactosyl-O-glycosyl-glycoprotein beta-1,6-N-acetylglucosaminyltransferase 4: MIVRWRQAGQRFRHRCFLFTSSLLLLCLLKLLSVRVSVRGSSYVQPFSTYSPVQLRYDINCTAIYELEPVEIGRSLELRRTVSMDIDDSTTVSLTSDCLMFLHSRGYHTVTTQQVEQSFPLAYSLVVHKNAPMVEHILRAIYAPHNIYCIHYDQKSSPTFIKAMQNVAHCLPNVFIATRLESVQYAHVSRLHADLHCLSDLLQKDTAWRYVINMCGQDFPLRTNYDLVLELQALNGTNMLESSRPSLLKRQRFTFQHQLKSVPYEYRSIPVKTRATKQPPPHGIQVFIGSAYFVLSREFVQYIQSSPVARDFLAWSADTYSPDEHFWASMVRVPGAPGHIPYSAPDISDLISKTRLVKWNYLEGSLYPACTGTHMRSVCIYGAAELRWLLTYGHWFANKFDLKVDPILIQCLEEKLLERQRIIHPQQ; encoded by the coding sequence ATGATTGTGAGGTGGCGGCAGGCTGGTCAGCGATTCAGACACAGGTGCTTCCTGTTTACCagctcactgctgctgctgtgtctaCTCAAACTGCTCTCTGTGAGGGTCAGTGTCAGGGGCAGCTCCTACGTCCAGCCCTTTTCTACCTACTCACCAGTGCAGTTAAGGTATGACATTAACTGCACTGCCATCTATGAGCTGGAGCCAGTGGAAATAGGGCGCTCTTTGGAGCTGCGGCGCACTGTCAGTATGGACATAGATGACAGCACCACTGTGAGTCTGACCTCAGACTGTCTCATGTTCCTCCACAGCAGAGGATACCATACGGTTACCACACAACAAGTGGAGCAGAGCTTTCCACTGGCCTACTCTCTGGTGGTGCATAAGAACGCGCCTATGGTAGAGCACATACTGCGGGCCATCTATGCTCCTCACAACATCTACTGCATACACTATGACCAAAAGTCCTCTCCTACTTTTATCAAAGCCATGCAGAATGTGGCACATTGCCTCCCTAATGTGTTCATCGCCACACGGCTGGAGTCAGTGCAGTACGCTCATGTGAGCCGCCTTCATGCAGACCTCCACTGCCTGTCCGACCTGCTGCAGAAGGACACAGCCTGGAGATATGTCATTAACATGTGCGGTCAGGATTTCCCTCTCAGGACCAACTACGACCTGGTGCTGGAACTGCAGGCACTtaatggcactaacatgttagAGTCAAGCCGGCCCAGCCTACTGAAGAGACAGCGCTTCACCTTCCAACACCAGCTCAAGTCTGTGCCTTATGAGTACCGCAGCATTCCAGTCAAAACCAGAGCCACCAAACAGCCTCCTCCACATGGAATACAGGTGTTCATAGGCAGTGCCTACTTTGTCCTGTCCAGGGAGTTTGTCCAGTACATTCAGAGCAGCCCAGTAGCCAGGGACTTCCTTGCCTGGTCTGCAGACACCTACTCTCCTGATGAACACTTCTGGGCATCCATGGTCCGAGTTCCCGGAGCGCCTGGACACATCCCCTACTCTGCACCTGACATCTCAGACCTGATAAGCAAAACACGGCTGGTCAAGTGGAACTACCTAGAAGGCAGCCTGTACCCAGCCTGTACAGGGACACATATGAGAAGTGTGTGCATTTATGGGGCAGCTGAGCTGCGCTGGCTCCTCACATATGGACACTGGTTTGCCAACAAATTTGATCTGAAAGTTGACCCTATCCTCATCcagtgtttggaggagaaactGTTGGAGAGACAACGTATTATTCACCCGCAGCAGTGA